From Theileria annulata chromosome 1, complete sequence, *** SEQUENCING IN PROGRESS ***, one genomic window encodes:
- a CDS encoding uncharacterized protein (Alternative first exon possible;~Signal peptide predicted for TA19930 by SignalP 2.0 HMM (Signal peptide probability 0.897, signal anchor probability 0.000) with cleavage site probability 0.536 between residues 26 and 27): MSTAPGLSFANLTLLLDVPQLPAIFASNCFHNYRTLSREFKFVTSGNDDLVYPFNRCRFHSDKNFQ; the protein is encoded by the exons atgtCTACAGCGCCAGG gCTTTCATTTGCCAACCTAACCTTACTTCTGGACGTCCCACAACTTCCAGCAATCTTCGCTTCTAACTGCTTTCACAACTATCGCACTCTTTCCAGAGAATTTAAGTTCGTAACTAGCGGAAACGATGACTTGGTGTACCCGTTCAATAGATGTAGGTTCCATTctgataaaaattttcagtGA